One Peromyscus maniculatus bairdii isolate BWxNUB_F1_BW_parent chromosome 14, HU_Pman_BW_mat_3.1, whole genome shotgun sequence genomic window carries:
- the Vti1b gene encoding vesicle transport through interaction with t-SNAREs homolog 1B yields the protein MATSAASSEHFEKLHEIFRGLLEDLRAVPERLLGTAGTEEKKKLVRDFDEKQQEANETLAEMEEELRYAPLTFRNPMMSKLRNYRKDLAKLHREVRSTPLTAAPGGRGDVKYGSYALENEHLNRLQSQRALLLQGTESLNRATQSIERSHRIATETDQIGTEIIEELGEQRDQLERTKNRLVNTNENLSKSRKILRSMSRKVITNKLLLSIIILLELAILVGLVYYKFFRHH from the exons ATGGCCACCTCCGCCGCCTCCTCCGAGCATTTCGAGAAGCTGCATGAGATCTTCCGCGGCCTCCTTGAAGACCTACGAGCGGTGCCCGAGCGGCTGCTGGGGACCGCGGGGACCG aagagaagaagaagctgGTCAGAGACTTTGATGaaaagcaacaggaagcaaatgaAACG ttggcagagatggaggaagaactACGGTATGCACCCCTGACTTTCCGTAACCCCATGATGTCTAAGCTTCGAAACTACCGCAAGGACCTTGCTAAACTCCACCGCGAGGTGAGAAGTACACCTTTGACAGCCGCACCTGGAGGCCGAGGAGATGTGAAGTATGGCTCATATGCCTTAGAGAACGAGCATTTG AATCGGCTACAGTCTCAAAGAGCATTGCTCCTTCAAGGCACTGAAAGCCTGAACCGGGCCACCCAGAGCATTGAGCGTTCTCATCGGATTGCCACAGAAACTGACCAGATTGGTACAGAAATCATAGAAGAGTTGGGGGAGCAAAGAGACCAGTTGGAACGTACCAAGAATAGA ctggtaaacacaaatgaaaacttGAGCAAAAGTCGAAAGATTCTCcgctcaatgtccagaaa AGTGATAACCAACAAGCTGCTGCTTTCCATCATCATCCTACTGGAGCTAGCCATCCTGGTTGGTCTTGTGTACTACAAATTCTTTCGACACCATTGA